In Acaryochloris sp. CCMEE 5410, the following proteins share a genomic window:
- a CDS encoding sigma factor, protein MTYTTPFPTHQGKQLSDRRYLTTDEQLALVSQVQARTLLLKQKKAGLTLEETRICLRGERALKALVEGHHKMIWLMIHRFNFSDRLTTDELFQIGIITIEKAANYYNPTRPGRYRRFSSWVFFLLRQKFRNLFKQELGYEHKRKTLYGQLRMNAPLCNHDTPQDFAILEELKQLLKPLSKTLSFKSKSMHSGPFTWTVKPLSRLPSAWN, encoded by the coding sequence ATGACCTATACCACTCCTTTCCCAACTCATCAGGGAAAACAACTCTCTGATCGACGATATCTAACCACTGATGAACAATTAGCCTTAGTCTCTCAAGTTCAGGCCCGTACCCTACTCCTCAAACAGAAGAAAGCAGGGCTAACCCTCGAAGAAACAAGGATTTGCCTTCGCGGTGAACGCGCACTCAAAGCACTCGTGGAGGGACATCACAAAATGATTTGGTTGATGATCCATCGCTTCAACTTTTCCGATCGTCTGACCACAGATGAGCTGTTCCAAATCGGCATCATCACCATTGAAAAGGCCGCTAACTACTACAACCCCACTCGGCCTGGACGATATAGAAGATTCTCAAGCTGGGTCTTTTTCCTCCTCAGACAGAAGTTCCGCAACCTCTTCAAGCAAGAGCTGGGATATGAGCACAAACGCAAAACACTGTATGGGCAGCTCAGGATGAATGCTCCTCTATGCAATCATGACACCCCTCAAGACTTCGCCATCCTCGAAGAGTTGAAGCAACTGCTCAAGCCCCTCTCCAAGACGCTATCGTTCAAAAGCAAATCCATGCATTCCGGGCCTTTTACCTGGACGGTGAAACCACTCAGCAGATTGCCCTCAGCCTGGAACTGA
- a CDS encoding sigma factor-like helix-turn-helix DNA-binding protein, producing the protein MHAFRAFYLDGETTQQIALSLELTVGSVKAYLYEARKQLRGNPQIQEWVRLY; encoded by the coding sequence ATCCATGCATTCCGGGCCTTTTACCTGGACGGTGAAACCACTCAGCAGATTGCCCTCAGCCTGGAACTGACGGTTGGCAGTGTCAAAGCCTATCTCTACGAAGCCCGAAAACAACTCAGGGGCAATCCCCAGATCCAAGAATGGGTAAGGCTGTACTGA